Below is a genomic region from Tripterygium wilfordii isolate XIE 37 chromosome 12, ASM1340144v1, whole genome shotgun sequence.
TGgatttctagtttttttttttaaatggtttttttcaGGTCAAACTAGCGGCATAAACCGTATGCATGTTGTTCAATTAATTTTGATTAAATACACTTTCCATGATGTTAGATGCATTTAAAGTTAGCTGAATAATGAGATCTATGTATAAGCTCTCCATTTTGGCTGATTTTGAGTTTCGAATTGCAGATAGAGGCACAGGAAGCAATAATCCATGATGTTTCAAATCTCTGTGATGTAGCGGAAGCGATGTATAATGCCCAAGAGGAACGATTAAAGCAGCAGTATTTTGATCTTCCGATATGGTCTTCGCTTGAAGAGCTCATGGCATCGCTGTGTGATGAGTAAGTTTCTTCTAAAGTATGCATACTCTTAGGTTCATAGCAATTAACAGGAAAACGTCAAAGTTGGTTTTCCACTGCATGGTCCGAGCATTATATGTTGAACATTGTAAAAATTATTGTCATGGTCGATTTTTTTGAGTTTGAAGAAGATGGTTTAACAAAGTTGACGCTTGCCCGTAGAGAagcctttttctttcctttttttgcaTTGTTTGCCACTTTGGTTTTAGTCGAGGCAAATGGATTTCATATTGCTTTGCCTGGTTGGTATTTCTTGCTAGAATGCAAGCCCTAACTTTCTGAGTAGAACAAGATAATGGTATGAAATTGACTCCTGAAGCAGTTTCATAATTTCTTCTGAACCTCCCAACCCTGGATATGGTACCCGAGTTTCTTTTCATTCATGTAATCACGTATTTGTATTTTATGATAAGATGTATTGTTGGTCTGGTTAAGCAGACTGACCATCCAAGCTTCTGAAATAGAGTCTTAGACTTTTATGTTGTACTGTTGAAGTTGCTACAGATGTCCTGTTTAAACTGTTTCTAGGTGAACAATTTTAAGATTTGGTTAGCGCATGAATACTAGAGGATGTAATAGAAGAGATGAAATTGGGTGAGACCTCCATTGGCTACCCCATTTATCATAGGCGTGCCCATCCTTCTCTATTTCATCATTTTCTCTTTCAATCTGTTCATTTTACAGTCTACTAGATCAACAGTGCACAACAGCAATCTATGTGATTGTTTTCTGCTATAATCTCTCTGCATTTACCTTTTGGTTGCAATTGATGTTATATTGGTTTTTGTGTCCTTGAGAATGTAGAAGATAGTATATAAAGGCTGCCAAGCGATGCTGCACATTTGATAAGTTCAGTTCTACAAGAAAGAGACTGCATTGGAGCTACCTTGGCTAGCCCAGAGCAAGGTAGTGCCTAAAGAATGTTGGAAGCCGCCTCCAACTAATTGGATTGAATGCTCAAGCTCAATATTGATGCAGTTGTCTAAGTTAACAGTTCGATATCAGCTGCAATTTGCAGAGATCATAAAAAGAATATAATTGCACCAAGCTCAAGATCGATTCAAGTTTCTACAACTAGCCGTCTAACAATGGAAGGAAGCTGTTGCAGCTTTCTTGCAGTTGAGGTAGCTGAAAATCTAAATTTTCATATGATCATTCATCCCCACTGTCTTTTTTAACTAGTAAAGGTGGCTCTGTCCTAACTAACTCAATTCTTCAGTCCCTAGAGTGACAAACTTCTATCAGTAAAGGCAAGCAAGTGTGGGAAATGGTTTTGACCATTTCATTACAGCGCCCCGGTCCGAACCAACCTACGGCCTTAGAGAAAAGTAGCATGAGGCCCCTCAGGGAGGAAAGTTTGAGTGACTCCACTCCGCCATTTTTGGTAACAAATCCTCGACAGCAGTGGGATATTCAACCAGCAAGTGCCAGGCCAGCCCCAAGCGGGGCGGGCTCGACACCCCTAAGTGGTAGTAACACCACTGTTGGGGTACAAGTACAACtgcttaaaaaataaaatcaataatgaattgaatcaaataattaatttaaggCAAAAACAGGTTTTTCACTTGTCGTGGCCTACTTTGACAGTTTTGTAATCATCATCCTTTAAATAGGAATGAGCAATTTTCACTTGTTGAATGACAAACCCAGCTTTCTGGCACTCTTCCTCCAGAAGCTTAACTTGTGATGGCCCACTGGGGCAGAATACCACTACAGCGCCTCCACTACCTGTGAATTTTGAAGCAGCACCGACCCGTCTGGCCACCTCCACCATTTCTAGGTTTAGAGTGCCCAGCACATCATCTCCGAACATGCTCctaaatgaaacatattaccAGAAGAATTGAGCAACAACACGAcatggaaaatttttaaagcCACAATATAATGAATAAACATACTATTAGGACTCCTAATTTAGGGTAGGGTTATGTGGGTAGTATGAGTATTTTTGACATCCCTAATTTAAGAGTCTCTTAATCTGCTAAGTGATATGAACAAGGTAATAAGGTTTACATTAACCATAACCAATCTGCGTCATACAAGATGATACATAAGATACAAGATAATACATAAGAAGCTCACTTAAGTAATCTCCGTTGATTTACACAGGATTCTAAGATTTGTCGGCAGAGgcattaaaagttaaaacagagAACCATTTTTCAAGAGAGATGAGATATCTCATTGTAGGGTTCACACAGCGATAAATGACAGTTTTTTCAGGACCATCAACAACATTTCAGCAATTACTCATATGCCCTCTTCAAAGCAGAGCCATGTACAGTGTTATGCATGAAATCAaacaggaaaataaaaaaagaaaagaaaaaggaaagcagCAAGTGTAAAAATGAGTAGAACTTCCTGATTCAAAAACCATTTCATGATACAGAGCTACTGAAGAATGCAAGAGTGCACCCAGCCAGTAATTTGATAGGCAGAAGTCGATTGGCGGTTTCCTTTCACTTATGTTCTGGTACtgtaaattgcaaaaaaaatctTACCTCCGTAGGTCAAAATTACGATTCATGAGATCTAGAAGTTTGGAATAGTTCTTTTCCAGCAATGCGGTCCGTCCTTCTGCAGCTAAACTTCCAACTTCTTCCATTGATGATATTATAAACTTGTCTCCATCAAGCCACCTTTGCCTGACTGAACTATGTACCTGAATTCAAACTATTGTGTTGGGAAATGTATCTCACAAGCCTATCACTAGAAGCTTATGAATTGCTACAAAATTTATGGCTCTCTTAAATAGGGTGCTACAATTTCTAAACCTTGCCACTTGCCAGTATACTTCCAGTGAGCCTATGTACATAATTACATGCAACTTTCATATGTTTATGCCATATGCACTAGCTTCAATTGACATGAAAATAAACCAAATGAACACTGACACATAAATACGAAAATAAAATTAGATGTCAGATGAAGGCATAAAAACAAGCAGTCAAACAGGCAACATTGAAAGACAGAAAAATTGCTGAAGAATTAACCCTAATCAAGAACCTATATATTAAGCATGTGAAATCAGATGAGATAAGCTAACACCGTGACAAATCAGAGGAGATAAGCTCTAGGAAGGCTAGTAGCATGGCTCACTTCAATTTACCATTGTACCaacaaaaacagaagaaaataaataatggcACTCCTTTTGATTTCAAGCTTTGGCAGCCACGACAAGGACACAGCAGAAAATGAAGTTTGAAAATCGAAGGACATTCCCCAACACCAAATATGAGCACAGACACTCCGGTCCCCACAAAGAAAATGACCATTAGAACAAACTTTACAACCTGATAAATTCAGATGTTAAAAGAGGTATGCCATGGCCCATGCATTTTTATCAATGCCTGAAACTAAGAAAACCCAGTATACCCATAAAAAATCTACACACATacacaaaaatatacaaaactgGAGGCTATTGCATGGTGCTAACCTTGCCAGAGTCACTTGGATTCTCGGCATAGATGAGATGGAGAGGTGGAAGAAGACTAATATCCATGGGAGTATAAATTCCATGTCCCAGCTTCTCCATATGGTCTTTGCTGAAATCCTACACACCCAAAGTACACAAACATACTCAATGAATCTCTTACACTTTGCCCTGTTTTTCACAAACACCAAATCACATAAAATCATTCACATTACCATATACACAAGACCACCATACACCTGGGCTACCCGGTCTTGAAGACCAGCAACAATTCCAAGTTCATTCTCCGCACTAAGTACAAGGGTAGGCCTGATTTCTACTTTGATTAGATGCCTCACTTTGTAGAAATCAAGAAGGCAGTTCAAGGCAGCCGTCACAATAGCACTAGATCCCGATAATCCTGTCTGGATTGTGATCCAGATGAGTCATATAATTTGTATCAAAACCTGACAATCAAATCACGAAATTAAGATACCTGGCGAGGAATATTGGTATCGTAAGAGAGCGTGAAGTTTCGTTTGTGAAGATTGATGTTATTATCTCTGCAATAACCGTAGAACACCTTACAGATCGACATAAGCAGCCGTGCTCCTCCATAGTAGCCTTCATTTCGCAAGCGACCAACCTGCACGAAATCAATCAAATACAGCTTTAATTGAAGTTGATTAATCAAAATCGATTGATGATTGAATGCAATGTGAATAATTTAATAGGAAGGTAAATTACGAGGTGATCGAGGGATGTGAATTGAACGAGGTCGTGAGTGGGGTGGGGTTTGATGAGGAGGTGATCGGAGGCCTGGAGGTTGACGGTGGCGTAGAAGTTGGCGAGGCTGAAGGAGATGGTGCGGCCGTAGTAGA
It encodes:
- the LOC120011322 gene encoding glucuronokinase 1-like, whose protein sequence is MDHIDGDATTPSTIQHKVYARVGLLGNPSDVYYGRTISFSLANFYATVNLQASDHLLIKPHPTHDLVQFTSLDHLVGRLRNEGYYGGARLLMSICKVFYGYCRDNNINLHKRNFTLSYDTNIPRQTGLSGSSAIVTAALNCLLDFYKVRHLIKVEIRPTLVLSAENELGIVAGLQDRVAQVYGGLVYMDFSKDHMEKLGHGIYTPMDISLLPPLHLIYAENPSDSGKVHSSVRQRWLDGDKFIISSMEEVGSLAAEGRTALLEKNYSKLLDLMNRNFDLRRSMFGDDVLGTLNLEMVEVARRVGAASKFTGSGGAVVVFCPSGPSQVKLLEEECQKAGFVIQQVKIAHSYLKDDDYKTVKVGHDK